The following coding sequences are from one Sardina pilchardus chromosome 16, fSarPil1.1, whole genome shotgun sequence window:
- the LOC134059777 gene encoding C-type mannose receptor 2-like: MSLLLITTLLVSGLGSLSSSVPRQFHVVKEEKNWTEAQQYCREEFTDLATIDDMTENEKVNSLIRDAGAGSTWIGLKRGDWQWSLANRYFYRENEAEFRNWALNQPNENNEECVALMRENGQWHDFNCGKSFPFICYDGGSSTHPYVLVTEEKNWADAQRYCREQHTDLASVRNQTENDQIEAVSGDRRAHSELHNQNWIGLFRDAWSEWSDGSSSSFRYWNTREPDNRGVACTQIISSGQWIDEECDHTGHFICYEDKLVLVRENKTWTEALQYCREHHVDLVSVTSERVQRWVSERAKGASTAHVWVGLRHACGLGWFWVCGETICYSNWTPGQEQAESCEHRVGAVESGGGQWVSNLTETDKFNFICTTEEQ, encoded by the exons ATGAGTCTACTTCTCATTACCACACTGCTGGTGTCAG gtctgggcagtctctcctcctctgtgccacGTCAGTTCCATGTGGTGAAGGAAGAGAAGAACTGGACAGAAGCTCAGCAGTACTGCAGAGAGGAGTTCACTGACCTCGCCACCATAGACGACATGACAGAGAATGAGAAGGTGAACAGCCTGATCCGTGACGCAGGTGCTGGAAGTACATGGATTGGGCTGAAGAGGGGAGACTGGCAGTGGTCTCTGGCCAATAGGTATTTCTACAGAGAGAATGAAGCAGAGTTCAGGAACTGGGCCCTAAACCAAccaaatgaaaataatgaagAGTGTGTGGCGCTTATGAGAGAAAATGGACAATGGCATGACTTCAATTGTGGCAAGAGCTTTCCTTTTATCTGCTATGATG GGGGAAGCTCCACACATCCCTATGTGCTGGTTACTGAGGAGAAGAACTGGGCAGATGCTCAGAGATACTGCAGAGaacaacacacagacctggccaGTGTGAGGAATCAGACAGAGAATGACCAGATAGAGGCAGTTAGTGGAGATAGACGTGCCCATTCAGAGCTGCATAATCAGAACTGGATCGGCCTGTTCAGAGATGCCTGGTCAGAGTGGTCAGATGGCAGCAGCTCCTCATTCCGCTACTGGAACACTAGAGAGCCCGATAATCGAGGTGTGGCGTGCACTCAAATTATATCCAGTGGCCAATGGATTGATGAAGAATGTGATCATACTGGTCACTTCATCTGCTATGAAG ACAAGCTGGTTCTGGTCCGTGAGAATAAGACCTGGACAGAGGCGCTGCAGTACTGCCGAGAGCACCATGTGGACCTGGTGTCTGTGACGTCTGAGCGGGTCCAGCGCTGGGTGAGTGAGCGGGCTAAAGGAGCCTCCACTGCTCACGTGTGGGTGGGCCTGCGTCACGCCTGTGGCCTGGGCTGGTTCTGGGTCTGTGGAGAGACCATCTGCTACAGCAACTGGACCCCAGGACAAGAGCAAGCTGAGTCCTGCGAACACAGAGTGGGAGCAGTGGAGTCTGGAGGGGGGCAGTGGGTCAGCAACCTGACAGAGACCGACAAATTCAACTTCATCTGCACCACTGAGG AGCAATAG